The following coding sequences are from one Bombus terrestris chromosome 14, iyBomTerr1.2, whole genome shotgun sequence window:
- the LOC100646435 gene encoding nucleolar protein 11, whose protein sequence is MAKLFSYYTLCPLIDQQNLLGVERDSESGCAIVTLGRNIVIRYKLQDLKQLSSWTSKDRLTTQVIYDETTCQYAAVFNEKKIRLWTAEETDLNSIKGYKFQSALHTILTCEDCPPVLVRKDGASASLETAIQNRKIWSKEGLLNVNEKILDCYLIRTGDKISLCMLTEIEGTYNCVIAKLNNDTYSEETNCVKRLELKRRSEELVGHAVLQAKNKACLLTLWSHGRLYSHPLMETNNEAALSTLIGIINNINTKHPVVMTSLNEATVAVYGADVSEEGAVLMIYNVQFKLIQAVQKLKLYTKDAKLWKIEDKLLLAANRHLAIAPYHLAPQKIATLLGSSLHFKNDDENTDNKEIIVIQESTVAQWEKNGSTIIKQPMQKLSKKLSKQILSYIHEGLSDSAIQEILIPELIESKNVEAIIWCLNNLKDLSEKLLIDLLIFSLRNPDETFLPLQNGTTDDFSTVKNPHSRNDFLDKIFSLTYSDISLSSYLRSGLNFDEILRLLQYLIQKLDAQDICHDVIQQPTDKQLYEWSSLLLESHYQHYVLSRDPEVSVLLNKLSHVLDDHLQVFKDMENMRPILKRTISGKSSKSLQKNRNKFYTIEEIKLY, encoded by the exons ATGGCAAAACTTTTTTCGTATTATACGCTATGTCCGCTTATCGATCAACAAAATTTGTTAGGTGTTGAAAGAGATTCGGAAAGCGGATGTGCAATCGTAACATTAGGAAGAAATATtgtaatacgatataag CTACAGGATTTAAAACAATTGAGTAGTTGGACCAGTAAAGATCGATTAACGACGCAAGTTATTTATGATGAAACAACATGTCAGTATGCTGCGGTatttaacgaaaaaaaaataCGTCTTTGGACTGCCGAAGAAACAGATTTAAATAGCATCAAAGGCTATAAATTTCAATCTGCTTTGCATACCATTCTTACGTGCGAAGACTGTCCACCTGTATTGGTACGCAAGGACGGAGCTAGTGCTTCACTAGAAACAGCTATACAAAACAGAAAAATTTGGTCCAAGGAAGGGTTATTAAACGTCAATGAAAAAATTTTAGATTGTTATTTGATCCGCACTGGTGATAAAATAAGTTTGTGTATGTTAACTGAAATTGAAGGAACTTACAACTGTGTTATAGCTAAACTTAACAATGATACCTATTCTGAAGAAACAAATTGTGTCAAAAGATTGGAGTTGAAGCGAAGATCAGAAGAGTTAGTTGGTCATGCAGTATTGCAAGCTAAAAATAAAGCTTGTCTTCTAACATTGT GGTCGCATGGTAGATTGTATAGTCACCCTTTAATGGAAACAAACAACGAAGCTGCTTTAAGTACATTAATTGGTAttatcaataatattaatacCAAACATCCAGTAGTTATGACGTCTCTAAATGAGGCAACTGTGGCAGTTTATGGGGCCGATGTTTCTGAAGAGGGGGCTGTGTTAATGATTTATAATGTACAATTTAAACTAATACAAGCTGTTCAAAAACTAAAATTGTATACGAAAGATGCAAAGTTGTGGAAAATCGAGGACAAATTGTTGCTTGCTGCTAATAGACATTTAGCAATTGCTCCTTATCATCTTGCTCCTCAAAAAATAGCTACTTTGCTTGGATCATCTTTGCATTTCAAAAACGATGACGAGAATACAGATAATAAGGAGATTATTGTAATACAAGAATCAACGGTAGCACAATGGGAAAAGAACGGATCAACTATTATTAAACAACCAATGCAAAAGCTTTCAAAAAAGCTTTCTAAACAAATATTGTCTTATATACATGAAGGGCTGAGCGATTCTGCGATACAAGAAATATTGATCCCGGAGTTAATCGAGTCGAAAAATGTTGAAGCAATTATATGGtgtttgaataatttgaaagaTTTATCAGAAAAGTTACTAATCGATCTCTTAATATTTTCGTTAAGAAATCCTGATGAAACATTTTTACCTTTACAAAATGGTACAACCGATGATTTCTCAACTGTCAAAAACCCACATTCAAGGAATGATTTTCTTGATAAAATTTTTAGTCTCACTTATTCCGACATTTCTTTATCGTCTTATCTTAGGAGCGGTTTAAACTTTGACGAAATACTTCGattattgcaatatttaatacaaaaattagaCGCTCAAGATATTTGTCATGATGTTATACAACAACCAACTGACAAACAATTATATGAATGGTCTAGTCTTTTATTAGAGTCTCATTATCAACATTACGTGTTATCACGAGATCCAGAAGTTTCAGTGCTACTTAATAAACTCAGTCATGTCTTAGACGACCAC TTACAAGTATTCAAAGATATGGAAAATATGAGGCCCATTTTAAAAAGAACGATTAGTGGCAAGTCATCGAAATCATTACAAAAAAATCGTAACAAGTTTTATACGATAGAAGAAATAAAACTCTATTAA
- the LOC100646316 gene encoding cytochrome b-c1 complex subunit 2, mitochondrial: MVSSVMRSSLLRSPAVRHYAVAATAPSSSAATPEIKVLNNKVTVAAYDNNSPIAQVSIVFRAGSRNETYDTQGTAHHLRIAAGLGTSVSSAFAITRNIQQHGGNLITILDRESIAYTLQITRDNLTDTLQYLECAATKQIFKPWEVQDQLPRLKYELGSLSDTALVIELLHKAAYRSGLGYSLFSPEHQVGKINSEGLLHFVNTWCTAPRCAVVGTGVSLAELSALGSNLSVGSADNANEPTKYYAGEVRKETASSLTSVAIAVEGVSLKNEKEALACAVLQRASGDGPRVKWGCSPSSLQKQLSSIAGSEPFGLSTFNASYTDSGLFGVVLCSTSNVVGSLTKEAAKWLKSLKVSESEVARGKNILKTEVLDAADNALCLLESMQQQALLKGQVSSPVSIANAIDKLSTSDVKAVADKLVKGKLCIAALGNLKTVPYLDELK; the protein is encoded by the exons ATGGTTAGCTCAGTTATGCGGTCTTCTTTGCTACGTAGTCCTGCG GTCAGACATTATGCAGTTGCAGCAACCGCGCCAAGTTCTTCTGCAGCAACTCCTGAAATTAAAGTTTTAAACAATAAAGTTACTGTTGCTGCTTATGATAACAATTCTCCAATTGCACAGGTGTCCATTGTTTTCAG AGCTGGATCAAGAAATGAAACTTATGATACACAAGGTACAGCACATCATTTGCGGATAGCTGCAGGATTAGGTACCTCTGTTTCAAGTGCTTTTGCCATAACAAGGAATATCCAACAGCATGGTGGAAATTTAATAACCATTCTTGATCGTGAAAGTATAGCGTACACATTGCAGATCACTAGAGACAATCT GACAGATACTCTTCAGTATCTAGAATGTGCTGCTACTAAGCAGATCTTTAAACCATGGGAAGTACAAGATCAGTTGCCTCGATTAAAATATGAACTTGGTTCCTTATCTGACACAGCTTTGGTAATTGAATTATTGCATAAAGCAGCTTATCGTAGTGGACTTGGATATTCTCTATTTTCTCCAGAACATCAAGTAGGCAAAATTAATTCAGAAGGT ctATTACATTTTGTCAATACTTGGTGTACTGCACCTAGATGCGCAGTTGTTGGCACTGGTGTTTCATTAGCAGAACTTAGTGCATTGGGATCAAATTTAAGTGTTGGATCAGCAGATAATGCAAATGAACCAACCAAATATTATGCTGGAGAAGTTCGTAAAGAAACTGCATCAAGTTTAACTAGTGTAGCAATAGCTGTAGAAGGTGTATCattgaaaaatgagaaagaagcTTTAGCATGTGCAGTACTGCAGAGGGCGTCCGGTGACGGACCAAGAGTTAAGTGGGGATGTAGTCCAAGTTCGTTACAGAAACAACTTTCGAGTATCGCAGGATCAGAGCCATTTGGCTTATCAACCTTTAATGCTAGCTATACTGATTCAGGACTTTTTGGTGTCGTATTATGCTCAACATCCAATGTAGTAGGATCT TTGACAAAAGAAGCTGCCAAATGGTTGAAATCTTTAAAAGTATCTGAAAGTGAGGTTGCTCGTggtaagaatatattaaaaactgaAGTTTTGGATGCAGCTGATAATGCACTTTGTTTATTGGAAAGTATGCAACAACAAGCTCTGCTTAAAGGACAAGTCTCCTCACCAGTATCAATAGCTAATGCCATTGATAAACTTTCCACATCTGATGTCAAAGCT GTGGCTGACAAACTTGTGAAAGGAAAATTATGTATAGCTGCCCTTGGTAATTTGAAAACTGTACCATATCTtgatgaattaaaataa